One Chitinophaga varians DNA window includes the following coding sequences:
- a CDS encoding TerB family tellurite resistance protein: MKKILLLLVLLLAGAKIQLASAQAAELEQLALNLEKLAQLKSILSDLKRGYDIVSKGYGTIKNISEGNFNIHEVFLNGLLRVNPGIARYSKVPAIVSGQARMLSEYRTAWRQFRAGGRFTEKELDYMLRVYGNLLDRSLRNLDELTMVLTSGQLRMSDDERIKAIDRLYNDTNEKTAFLQAFNKRASAINDQREAYLRENKTLRSLYHN; the protein is encoded by the coding sequence ATGAAAAAAATACTGTTGCTACTGGTGCTTTTACTGGCAGGAGCAAAGATACAACTGGCTTCCGCCCAGGCGGCGGAGTTAGAGCAGTTGGCGCTCAATCTGGAGAAGCTTGCCCAACTCAAAAGTATCCTCAGCGACCTGAAAAGAGGCTATGACATCGTCTCTAAGGGCTATGGTACTATTAAGAACATCAGCGAAGGCAATTTCAATATCCACGAGGTATTCCTGAATGGCCTGCTGAGGGTTAATCCCGGGATTGCCCGTTACAGTAAGGTGCCGGCCATTGTTTCGGGGCAGGCCCGGATGCTGTCTGAATACAGAACTGCCTGGCGGCAGTTCAGGGCTGGCGGCCGGTTTACGGAGAAGGAACTGGACTATATGCTTCGTGTTTACGGCAACCTATTGGACAGGAGCCTTAGAAACCTCGACGAGCTTACAATGGTACTGACTTCGGGACAATTGAGGATGTCGGACGACGAACGAATCAAGGCTATTGACCGCCTGTACAACGATACGAATGAAAAGACAGCCTTTCTGCAGGCATTCAATAAAAGGGCTTCGGCAATTAATGACCAGCGGGAAGCGTATCTGCGGGAAAACAAAACGCTGCGATCCCTTTACCATAACTGA
- a CDS encoding conjugative transposon protein TraJ: MQKLIFISGSLLLILLFLSLPCFVQAQGLSSGIYKFNNILDRLFDEMLPLCERLIGVGRAVGGLGALFYIGLRVWRHIARAEPVDFFPLLRPFALGMAIMLFPFVIKIMNGALKPIEEATRAMTGDALDAVWYNIDQQEQAIKQDAPPGTGPSAPDMGKYEQPDGSNEGIFSGLQNVFTWFNIKSFIKVFIMEIVQILYTAVGLCINTIRTFYLIILAILGPIVFALSIFDGFQNSLSSWFARYINVWMWLPVANIFGGITSKILANLMTMGPGFFGSAVYIIFMIISIVGYTTVPNVAGYIIQASGRDTLLHKINNMTRAGGKVAMAAIGKL, from the coding sequence ATGCAAAAACTCATATTTATATCCGGTAGCCTTCTGCTGATCCTTTTGTTCCTGTCGCTTCCCTGCTTTGTACAAGCGCAGGGGCTAAGTTCAGGTATCTATAAATTCAACAATATATTGGATCGGCTTTTTGACGAAATGTTGCCCCTATGTGAACGGCTGATCGGGGTAGGTAGGGCCGTAGGTGGATTGGGCGCCTTGTTCTATATAGGGCTGAGGGTCTGGAGGCACATTGCCCGCGCGGAGCCGGTTGATTTTTTTCCACTGCTAAGGCCCTTTGCCCTGGGGATGGCCATTATGCTGTTCCCGTTCGTGATCAAGATTATGAATGGTGCGCTGAAGCCTATAGAGGAAGCCACGCGGGCCATGACAGGCGACGCGCTGGACGCGGTATGGTACAATATTGACCAGCAGGAGCAGGCGATCAAACAGGATGCTCCTCCCGGTACAGGACCATCAGCGCCGGATATGGGAAAATACGAGCAGCCGGACGGCAGCAACGAAGGTATTTTTTCCGGACTGCAAAACGTCTTTACCTGGTTTAATATCAAAAGCTTTATTAAGGTCTTTATTATGGAGATCGTCCAGATCCTTTACACCGCAGTCGGTCTTTGCATCAATACGATCCGCACGTTCTACCTGATCATACTGGCCATCCTCGGACCGATCGTCTTTGCCCTTTCCATATTCGACGGCTTTCAGAACTCGCTCTCCAGCTGGTTTGCGCGATATATCAACGTCTGGATGTGGTTGCCCGTTGCCAACATCTTCGGAGGGATCACTTCTAAGATACTGGCCAACTTGATGACTATGGGCCCCGGATTTTTTGGCAGCGCAGTCTATATCATTTTTATGATCATTTCTATCGTTGGGTATACTACTGTTCCTAACGTCGCCGGCTATATTATCCAGGCAAGCGGAAGGGACACTCTCCTGCATAAGATCAACAATATGACACGCGCAGGTGGGAAAGTGGCTATGGCTGCCATCGGGAAGCTTTAG
- the traK gene encoding conjugative transposon protein TraK, translating to MFKQFHNIETAFRHVRLFTFVLIAACMSIVCFTILESYRMVTKAQERIYILASGKALEALAGERKDNIPVEARDHIKMFHFYFFQLDPDDKLIASHIGQALYLSDASAKKQFDNLSESGYYTGIISGNISQMVTMDSIVLGIDTYPFRFKYFGKQQIIRPTAILTRNLITEGFLRSVSRSDVNPHGFLIERWKIIDNHDLEIKNR from the coding sequence ATGTTCAAGCAGTTCCACAACATAGAAACCGCCTTCAGGCATGTCCGGTTATTCACTTTTGTTTTAATAGCAGCCTGCATGTCCATCGTATGCTTTACCATCCTGGAAAGCTATAGGATGGTTACCAAAGCCCAGGAGCGTATTTATATCCTTGCAAGTGGTAAAGCCCTGGAAGCCCTTGCTGGTGAAAGAAAGGACAATATTCCGGTAGAGGCCAGGGATCACATTAAGATGTTCCACTTCTACTTTTTTCAACTGGATCCTGATGATAAACTGATTGCCAGCCATATCGGTCAGGCCCTGTACCTGTCGGATGCCAGTGCCAAAAAGCAATTCGATAACCTCAGTGAAAGTGGCTACTATACCGGAATAATCAGCGGTAATATCAGCCAGATGGTCACTATGGATTCCATCGTGCTGGGTATAGATACTTATCCTTTCCGGTTCAAGTATTTCGGAAAGCAGCAGATCATACGGCCTACTGCTATTCTCACACGCAACCTTATTACTGAAGGATTCCTGCGGAGCGTCAGTCGCAGCGACGTGAACCCTCACGGATTTCTGATTGAGCGCTGGAAAATTATTGACAACCATGACCTGGAGATCAAAAACAGATAG
- the traM gene encoding conjugative transposon protein TraM: MTTKTEKQRKSRRKLLVYPLLFLPFATLAFWMLDGGKGTAQTVREPQGLNHELPDAQLPQGPLDKMSLYRKAADDSAALRQRRAMDPFNAGPADRLAFKLDSLPVPDTLEEIDGGLTRTTWKHEPDANEQKVADRLKKLEAIIETPSKAPVAPPEPFYAPAMDHPDLDRLEQMMQSITAPSSGDTEMKQLGQMLESIKDIQNPARVQQQLREQSEKNRGRVYTVSRPVQEPSAGYLSNGAALSLARKVDSSGAAAIYEPLSERNSFYDLNKADAYTETGQTAIPAVIHETQTVISGSTIKIRLTEDVMVNGVLIPQGNFIYGNCAISGERLQIAIPGIRFGKHLFPVSLSAFSLDGLEGISIPGALTRDAAKEGLDRTVQSLNLMSMDPSIAAQAAGAGVEAAKGLFGKKARLVRVTVKAGFPLLLMDTKAQQDLQ; encoded by the coding sequence ATGACGACAAAGACAGAAAAACAGAGGAAAAGCAGAAGGAAACTGCTGGTCTATCCGCTTCTTTTCCTTCCCTTCGCTACGCTGGCCTTCTGGATGCTTGACGGAGGCAAAGGGACAGCACAAACAGTCAGGGAGCCGCAAGGGCTCAACCATGAGCTGCCGGATGCACAACTTCCCCAGGGCCCACTGGATAAAATGAGCCTTTACCGAAAGGCCGCCGATGATTCCGCAGCATTACGTCAAAGAAGGGCTATGGATCCATTCAATGCCGGACCGGCAGACAGACTAGCCTTTAAGCTGGATTCCCTGCCTGTACCGGATACCCTGGAAGAAATAGACGGCGGCCTTACCCGGACAACCTGGAAGCATGAACCGGATGCCAATGAACAGAAGGTCGCCGATCGTTTAAAAAAGCTGGAGGCGATTATAGAAACGCCATCCAAAGCGCCTGTCGCACCTCCTGAGCCATTCTATGCTCCTGCCATGGACCATCCGGACCTGGACCGCCTTGAGCAAATGATGCAGTCCATAACAGCTCCTTCCAGCGGCGATACTGAAATGAAGCAGTTGGGTCAAATGCTGGAATCGATCAAGGATATTCAGAACCCGGCCAGGGTACAGCAGCAGCTCAGGGAGCAATCGGAAAAGAACAGAGGCAGGGTTTATACCGTCAGCCGTCCGGTGCAGGAACCTTCTGCTGGTTATTTATCCAATGGCGCTGCTTTGTCCCTGGCCCGCAAGGTCGATAGTTCCGGCGCTGCTGCGATCTATGAGCCTTTGTCGGAGCGGAACAGCTTTTACGACCTGAATAAGGCAGACGCATACACCGAAACGGGACAAACAGCCATACCCGCAGTTATTCACGAAACCCAAACGGTAATTTCTGGCTCCACCATCAAGATACGCCTGACTGAAGATGTTATGGTCAATGGCGTGCTGATACCGCAGGGTAATTTCATTTATGGCAACTGCGCTATCAGTGGCGAACGCCTCCAGATTGCCATACCCGGCATAAGATTCGGCAAGCACCTGTTTCCGGTATCCCTGTCAGCTTTCAGTCTTGATGGCCTGGAAGGGATCAGCATTCCCGGCGCCCTGACCAGGGACGCTGCGAAAGAAGGCCTCGACAGGACGGTACAAAGCCTGAATTTGATGAGCATGGATCCCTCCATCGCAGCACAGGCTGCAGGCGCCGGAGTCGAAGCCGCAAAGGGATTATTCGGCAAGAAAGCAAGACTGGTCCGGGTAACCGTAAAGGCCGGCTTCCCCTTGTTGCTCATGGATACCAAAGCGCAGCAGGACCTCCAATAA
- the traN gene encoding conjugative transposon protein TraN: protein MKQLLFVFTALLYGMLTATAQQSRIMENAQLPSFPLDITWHKTAVLIFPQPIKDADRGDAYVLAETFKDANNILKVKAGKKNFEESNLQVVTSDGKVYCFTVNYKDNIPARPIDMGRAMPYAPVTFPGVSLNSKQVEDLSVKVAETYAFLRGGRFHRYGLSLETQGVYVKDDVLFFQFRVKNETHIPFEPATIRFYIRDRARTKRTASQDTEIVPLNILQSGTPESDRGTTIVAAFPRFTIAENKYFGIEIMEKQGDRNPTNRIKQKKLLKAHSL, encoded by the coding sequence ATGAAACAGTTACTGTTTGTTTTTACCGCGTTGCTTTACGGAATGCTTACCGCCACCGCCCAGCAAAGCCGGATCATGGAAAATGCCCAGCTGCCATCCTTTCCCCTCGATATTACCTGGCACAAAACGGCTGTACTGATCTTTCCGCAGCCCATAAAAGATGCCGACCGTGGGGATGCCTACGTTTTGGCGGAAACCTTTAAAGATGCCAATAATATACTTAAGGTAAAAGCGGGAAAGAAAAATTTTGAAGAAAGTAACCTGCAGGTGGTGACCAGCGATGGGAAAGTGTATTGCTTTACCGTTAACTATAAAGATAACATACCAGCAAGGCCCATTGATATGGGAAGGGCAATGCCTTATGCTCCGGTAACTTTTCCGGGTGTTTCGCTCAACAGTAAGCAGGTAGAAGACCTATCCGTTAAAGTGGCCGAGACTTACGCATTCCTGCGGGGCGGAAGGTTTCACCGTTACGGGCTCAGTCTGGAAACACAAGGTGTTTATGTGAAGGATGATGTATTGTTTTTCCAGTTCCGGGTAAAAAATGAAACGCATATACCCTTTGAGCCGGCGACCATCCGGTTTTATATCCGCGATAGGGCACGCACAAAGCGGACGGCGTCGCAGGATACAGAGATCGTACCGCTGAACATCCTGCAATCCGGTACTCCTGAATCGGACCGGGGAACTACCATCGTTGCGGCATTCCCTCGGTTTACCATTGCAGAAAACAAGTACTTCGGTATTGAGATTATGGAAAAGCAGGGCGATCGTAATCCCACTAACCGTATCAAACAAAAAAAACTGCTCAAGGCACATTCCCTCTAA